In one Neobacillus sp. CF12 genomic region, the following are encoded:
- a CDS encoding DUF2809 domain-containing protein, which translates to MISKNESHKHLRRTYFLAVVITILLGLASRKFSHFLFSFLAENAGDALWAMMVYFGLRFIFLKKSMLTAFFFSFLFSFSIEFSQLYQEDWINEIRGTLLGALILGKGFLTVDLIRYTAGIVIAFSLDNLTFIKKQKNI; encoded by the coding sequence ATGATTTCTAAAAATGAATCTCATAAACATCTGAGGAGAACTTATTTTCTAGCTGTTGTAATCACGATTCTCCTGGGCCTGGCATCCAGAAAATTCAGCCATTTTTTATTCTCCTTTTTAGCAGAGAATGCTGGAGATGCCCTATGGGCAATGATGGTGTACTTCGGACTTCGCTTCATATTTTTGAAAAAGAGCATGTTAACAGCCTTCTTCTTCAGTTTTTTGTTTAGTTTCAGTATCGAATTCAGTCAATTGTATCAAGAAGATTGGATTAATGAGATTCGCGGAACTCTCCTGGGAGCATTGATATTAGGTAAAGGCTTCCTTACGGTGGATCTAATTCGATATACAGCAGGGATTGTCATTGCCTTTAGCTTGGATAATTTGACGTTCATTAAAAAACAGAAGAACATATAA
- a CDS encoding ATP-binding protein gives MKSNHVLFDTKVIPRESLPYYYDYGKIVSTLQEELVKEVGYEFYLYSDEDTSNEIWDILEEDLKEESVEVQLIAHIYKEGETKSISSNHTDKVMELIVKPRIENGLYYYPNHQVALSRLKIFQSDGEGTRDLIFAKNDASLVSFLKYVLKRKRDYIKNYITVFTDTEDGVETEIDNITTLVSREDVFLEESLKREIYRSIDEFFSESSEFFKLYNIPYKRGILLYGKPGNGKTTLVKSIASSINAPVAYWQITEFTSSYTIKEVFKSVLKLTPLVLVIEDIDSMPSSVRSVFLNVLDGATSKEGIFIIGTTNYPEKIDPALMNRSGRFDRAYEIKVPTKELRYQYLQKKKIARILSDEEVQQVIDSTKDFSYAQLNELYTSIALEWHYEQQVDVTRLCAELKALKNKQQKQEWDHDLAASSIGFSRLSDE, from the coding sequence ATGAAAAGTAATCATGTTCTATTTGACACAAAAGTGATACCAAGAGAGTCACTGCCCTATTATTATGATTATGGAAAAATTGTATCTACGCTTCAAGAGGAACTTGTGAAAGAAGTGGGATATGAATTTTACCTCTATTCAGACGAAGATACCTCTAATGAAATTTGGGATATTTTAGAGGAAGATTTGAAGGAGGAATCGGTCGAGGTCCAATTGATTGCTCATATCTACAAAGAGGGGGAAACCAAAAGTATTTCCTCAAATCATACGGATAAAGTAATGGAGCTCATTGTCAAACCGAGAATCGAGAACGGACTTTATTATTATCCAAATCATCAAGTTGCCCTTTCAAGATTAAAGATTTTTCAAAGTGATGGCGAGGGTACACGTGACTTGATATTTGCCAAAAATGACGCAAGTCTGGTTTCCTTTTTAAAATACGTTTTAAAAAGAAAGCGGGACTATATTAAGAACTATATAACCGTTTTCACTGATACAGAAGATGGTGTGGAAACTGAGATTGATAATATAACAACCTTGGTTAGTAGAGAGGATGTCTTTTTAGAGGAATCCTTAAAGCGGGAAATTTATCGTTCCATCGATGAATTTTTCTCAGAAAGCAGTGAATTTTTTAAACTGTACAATATTCCTTATAAACGAGGGATTCTTCTCTATGGAAAACCAGGTAATGGAAAAACTACTCTAGTAAAATCCATCGCAAGCAGTATAAATGCTCCAGTGGCTTATTGGCAAATCACTGAATTCACATCGAGCTATACGATTAAAGAAGTATTTAAATCTGTATTAAAATTAACGCCCCTGGTATTAGTGATCGAGGATATTGATTCAATGCCTTCAAGTGTTCGCTCTGTTTTTCTTAATGTACTTGATGGTGCTACATCAAAAGAAGGAATCTTCATTATTGGTACAACGAATTATCCTGAAAAAATAGACCCTGCACTAATGAACCGTTCTGGACGTTTTGACCGTGCTTATGAGATTAAGGTACCGACCAAGGAACTGCGTTATCAGTATCTGCAAAAGAAAAAGATTGCTCGAATCCTTTCTGATGAAGAAGTTCAGCAGGTAATTGATTCTACAAAAGATTTCTCCTACGCCCAACTCAATGAACTGTATACTTCGATTGCTCTAGAATGGCATTATGAACAACAGGTGGATGTAACACGTCTATGTGCTGAATTGAAGGCACTGAAAAACAAGCAGCAAAAGCAAGAATGGGACCACGATTTAGCGGCTTCATCCATTGGTTTTTCTAGGTTATCAGATGAGTAG
- the yeiL gene encoding transcriptional regulator YeiL: MQFLMEPMRSYYIEKYPIESLFSFPITPFIQVCQFERGEFIFKEGSQPDYMFYLVEGKAKLYVTQKNGKVSLLNFLHPPTFMGEIELLNAERYSRGIQTATQVICLAIPIHACKDKLLQDATFLKYLCIFLSKKQTMITSRYAQDQAFPLINRLAAFILLSADNDNYKEKHTEVCEYLGVSYRHLLHVLAQLCESNIIEKQGRGYKIRDKERLQELAKEV, from the coding sequence ATGCAATTTTTAATGGAACCTATGCGGAGTTACTATATCGAAAAATACCCTATTGAATCACTTTTTTCTTTTCCGATTACTCCTTTTATTCAAGTGTGCCAGTTTGAACGTGGCGAATTTATCTTTAAGGAAGGCTCCCAGCCTGACTATATGTTCTATCTTGTTGAGGGAAAGGCAAAATTATACGTTACGCAAAAAAACGGAAAAGTGTCACTCCTCAATTTTTTACACCCTCCTACTTTCATGGGTGAAATTGAACTATTAAATGCGGAACGGTATTCGAGAGGAATCCAAACAGCAACTCAGGTCATTTGTCTTGCCATTCCAATTCACGCGTGTAAAGACAAATTATTGCAAGACGCTACTTTTTTAAAATATTTATGCATTTTTTTAAGTAAAAAGCAGACGATGATTACCTCTAGGTATGCTCAAGATCAAGCATTTCCCCTTATTAATCGACTTGCTGCCTTCATCCTTTTGTCAGCAGATAACGATAACTACAAAGAAAAACACACAGAGGTTTGTGAATATCTCGGTGTTTCATATCGTCATCTCCTTCACGTTTTAGCTCAACTGTGTGAATCAAATATCATTGAAAAACAAGGACGGGGCTATAAGATACGAGACAAAGAACGTCTGCAAGAATTAGCAAAGGAGGTTTAA
- a CDS encoding thiamine pyrophosphate-dependent enzyme, whose translation MSIEINQEKLSSEKETVEQSFVFESGNEMAAYAAHQINYHVMGYFPISPSTEVAQFLDGMKSRGEHDIVLIPADGEHGSAGICYGASTGGGRVFNATSANGFLYMLEQLPVQSGTRFPMVLNLVNRSVSGPLNIHGDHSDLYFGLNTGWPILMARDPQIVYDMNIIAIKLAEDPEVRLPVIVSFDGYFTSHQKRRVQVIKNRSDVQKFIGEPNRNFPHALDRENPVTIGPYMNEPDYINNCYQQSEAMYNAEAVFERISKEYAQLTGREYPILDLYRMEDAEVAVFMLNSAAEVCKDVADRLRLRGIKAGVISPNMIRPFPQKQLAEALKNIKAVTVGDRADSYGAHGGNMALELRAALQTVGNAHTKVINRIYGLGGKDFYADDAEHFFSLAIEAAEKGFAEKQFDYFGHNPGKPEFAPKRVLNPMKKEDLNTGLITVTPDDKTGELKVKIPPLRSLTKKPKRLASGHGACPGCGIFSGLELFFKGIEGDIVALFHTGCAMVVTTGFPYSSHKATYIHNLFQNGSATLSGLVEMFHERKRRGELAELGLSDEFTFVMVTGDGGMDIGMGPAIGTALRNHKMIILEYDNEGYMNTGSQLSYSTPMGHMTSTSNIGGFQNGKPFHHKDTAQIMAATHIPYVFTGTEAFDRDLLKKAAKAQWYANNEGLVYGKILITCPLNWKSKDELGQTIVEAAVNSCFFPLYEVEHGITTVTYNPEDKNKRLAVSEWLKLMGKTKHLLNENSKDMLEMFDKEVDRRWNMLKAKHESPYL comes from the coding sequence ATGTCCATTGAAATAAACCAAGAGAAACTCAGCTCTGAAAAAGAAACGGTTGAACAAAGTTTTGTATTTGAATCTGGTAATGAAATGGCTGCCTATGCAGCACATCAAATTAATTATCATGTAATGGGATACTTCCCTATATCTCCGTCCACAGAGGTTGCCCAATTCCTCGACGGAATGAAATCCAGAGGAGAACATGATATTGTGTTGATTCCAGCTGATGGAGAGCACGGTTCTGCAGGAATTTGTTACGGTGCTTCAACTGGTGGCGGACGTGTGTTTAACGCTACAAGTGCCAATGGATTCCTCTATATGTTAGAGCAGCTGCCTGTTCAATCCGGAACCCGATTTCCAATGGTATTAAATTTAGTAAACCGTTCTGTTTCTGGTCCGTTAAATATCCATGGAGATCATTCTGATTTATATTTCGGTTTGAATACGGGGTGGCCTATCTTAATGGCCCGAGATCCGCAAATAGTCTATGATATGAACATTATTGCAATTAAACTAGCAGAAGATCCAGAGGTCAGACTGCCAGTCATCGTTTCTTTCGATGGGTACTTTACTTCCCACCAAAAACGACGTGTCCAGGTGATTAAAAATCGAAGCGATGTGCAGAAGTTTATTGGGGAGCCGAATAGGAACTTCCCTCATGCGTTAGATCGCGAGAATCCTGTTACCATCGGCCCATATATGAATGAACCTGACTATATAAATAACTGTTATCAACAATCAGAAGCGATGTATAATGCGGAAGCAGTCTTTGAGCGAATTTCGAAAGAATATGCGCAATTAACAGGACGCGAATATCCGATTCTTGATTTATATCGTATGGAAGATGCTGAAGTCGCAGTCTTTATGTTGAATTCAGCTGCCGAAGTTTGTAAGGATGTTGCAGATAGACTTCGTTTAAGAGGGATCAAGGCTGGAGTCATTTCACCAAATATGATTCGTCCCTTCCCTCAAAAACAATTAGCGGAAGCCTTGAAAAATATCAAAGCTGTTACGGTTGGAGACCGTGCAGATTCATATGGTGCACATGGCGGGAACATGGCGCTTGAATTACGGGCTGCATTGCAAACGGTGGGAAATGCTCATACAAAGGTGATAAACCGTATTTACGGTTTAGGTGGAAAAGATTTTTATGCAGATGATGCGGAACACTTCTTCTCGTTAGCGATTGAAGCGGCAGAAAAAGGGTTTGCAGAAAAGCAGTTTGACTACTTCGGGCATAATCCTGGAAAACCAGAGTTTGCTCCTAAGCGTGTTTTAAATCCAATGAAAAAAGAAGACTTAAATACCGGTCTAATCACGGTTACTCCTGATGATAAAACCGGGGAACTCAAGGTGAAAATCCCGCCTTTACGGAGTTTAACGAAAAAGCCAAAACGACTGGCTTCAGGTCATGGGGCATGCCCGGGCTGCGGGATTTTCTCAGGGCTGGAGTTGTTTTTTAAAGGAATTGAAGGAGATATTGTTGCGTTATTCCATACAGGTTGTGCCATGGTTGTAACAACTGGTTTCCCTTATAGTTCTCATAAAGCAACCTACATCCATAACCTTTTCCAAAATGGCTCTGCTACCCTTTCCGGTCTTGTGGAAATGTTCCATGAAAGAAAAAGACGCGGTGAGCTAGCGGAACTTGGACTAAGTGATGAATTTACGTTTGTCATGGTTACGGGTGACGGCGGAATGGATATCGGCATGGGTCCTGCGATCGGAACGGCGTTAAGAAACCATAAAATGATTATCCTTGAGTATGATAATGAAGGGTACATGAACACAGGCAGCCAGCTCTCCTACTCTACGCCAATGGGACATATGACGAGTACCTCCAATATTGGCGGCTTCCAAAATGGAAAGCCATTCCATCACAAGGATACCGCTCAAATTATGGCAGCCACTCATATCCCATATGTATTTACAGGAACCGAAGCTTTCGATCGCGACCTATTAAAGAAAGCAGCCAAAGCACAGTGGTATGCAAATAATGAAGGCTTGGTATATGGAAAAATATTAATCACCTGTCCATTGAATTGGAAATCAAAAGATGAATTAGGTCAGACAATCGTAGAGGCTGCGGTTAACTCCTGTTTCTTCCCTCTTTACGAAGTCGAGCATGGGATTACAACGGTAACCTACAATCCTGAGGATAAAAATAAACGCTTAGCCGTATCCGAATGGTTGAAGCTGATGGGCAAAACGAAACATTTGCTCAATGAAAACAGCAAAGACATGTTGGAGATGTTTGATAAAGAAGTAGATCGCCGTTGGAATATGCTTAAGGCAAAGCATGAGAGCCCTTATCTATAA
- a CDS encoding 3-phenylpropionate MFS transporter, with protein MSNQRWMSLNFFVFFLTWGIFLPYWTGWLVQAKGLSVTEASVIMGFGLLARGASSLFVFPLASKYLSSQTVIFVLTAGSLVAALMHIPSSTFATLFVVTMLFSIVFPPLLPALDTAAGTLVQQGDVHYGKSRSYGSIGFIVSVLIISMITGYFGEQAILGSMVIGLCFMLFMRLLPTPPVLLAKPKVKELTESLTLKNLWKIKSFPIVLLIVILLQGAHASYYNYGYIYLQELGVNKYYIGMIINIAVLFEIICFLKADRLFTNWKPSSLLILAAAGSTLRWVLVFIFPNVWVFMISQSLHALSFAVAHYAFMVYITKNLPKQQIPNAQGIYSALALSFSTAVLTLIGGFLYEISPNLSFLSMVICTGPAILILLATRRKYQY; from the coding sequence ATGAGCAATCAACGGTGGATGTCACTGAACTTTTTCGTGTTTTTCCTAACTTGGGGAATATTTTTACCTTACTGGACTGGCTGGCTCGTTCAAGCTAAAGGACTTAGTGTAACGGAAGCCAGTGTAATAATGGGATTTGGCTTATTAGCGCGGGGGGCATCATCACTGTTCGTTTTCCCTTTGGCATCCAAGTATTTAAGCAGTCAAACCGTTATTTTTGTTTTGACAGCGGGTTCACTTGTAGCTGCGCTCATGCATATACCTTCATCGACCTTCGCTACACTTTTTGTAGTAACAATGTTGTTTAGTATTGTGTTCCCACCCTTGCTGCCTGCACTAGATACCGCAGCAGGAACCTTAGTGCAACAAGGGGACGTTCATTATGGAAAAAGTCGTTCGTATGGATCTATTGGGTTTATCGTTTCGGTGCTCATCATTAGTATGATAACAGGGTATTTCGGGGAACAAGCTATTCTCGGTAGTATGGTAATTGGTCTATGTTTCATGCTCTTCATGCGACTCTTGCCGACACCGCCAGTACTGTTAGCAAAGCCAAAGGTGAAGGAGCTCACCGAGTCGCTTACGTTGAAAAATCTCTGGAAAATAAAAAGTTTTCCCATTGTTTTACTTATTGTCATATTACTGCAAGGAGCACACGCTTCCTATTATAATTATGGATATATTTACTTGCAGGAATTAGGCGTGAATAAATATTATATCGGAATGATTATAAATATTGCAGTACTTTTCGAAATTATTTGCTTTTTGAAGGCAGATCGACTGTTTACTAACTGGAAGCCTTCATCATTACTAATCCTCGCAGCAGCTGGATCCACGTTACGGTGGGTACTAGTATTTATCTTTCCTAATGTGTGGGTTTTTATGATCTCACAAAGCTTACATGCACTTTCATTTGCAGTAGCACATTATGCGTTTATGGTTTATATCACAAAAAATTTACCGAAACAGCAAATTCCAAATGCGCAGGGAATTTATTCGGCTCTTGCTTTAAGCTTTAGTACCGCTGTTTTAACATTGATAGGAGGATTTTTATACGAAATCTCTCCAAACCTTTCATTTTTATCGATGGTTATATGTACGGGGCCAGCAATATTGATCCTTCTAGCGACAAGAAGGAAGTACCAGTACTAA
- a CDS encoding DUF58 domain-containing protein, which yields MMEWSKYSVENNYLPITGAFALLLCIASFFFQSWLAFFVGVFMILLFYFNHLYRRKVGEGLSFNNKKVRGKYFPSEEGAWKLDFHNIGVPIMKAKLSVTFHDSVTPHDKRASHKASIYEVTVPFSISFRQKASVTIPFTAEKRGVSRIRKIELMIPHFFGLGETILEKEFHSIQEALVYPKTKVVHNKHTLHTSKQGEFPVSYSLYEDTLSPAGTREYHYSDSFNRIHWKASARNQSLQTKLYDKVTENGWNIAINIGDDHFVTNNLEEILSATADLAYFYVQQNIPFSVCINIRHVGTTPFYYQMPGTGREHLQKVLEAIAHIDVQTSVYPFEKMLAYYDSHLETQPFFLLAGQYIPEKRDLLKKIADRGTSIYELMVNEQSASIVKKSFSPKRGISYEK from the coding sequence ATGATGGAGTGGAGTAAATATAGTGTTGAGAACAATTATCTGCCCATAACAGGAGCGTTTGCACTCCTTTTATGTATTGCTTCTTTTTTCTTCCAATCATGGCTGGCCTTTTTTGTTGGCGTCTTTATGATCCTGCTTTTTTACTTCAATCATCTCTATCGAAGGAAAGTTGGGGAGGGATTATCTTTTAATAATAAAAAGGTAAGAGGGAAGTATTTCCCTAGTGAGGAGGGGGCATGGAAATTAGATTTCCATAATATAGGTGTGCCCATCATGAAGGCGAAGCTAAGTGTTACCTTCCATGATTCTGTTACACCACACGATAAACGTGCCAGTCACAAGGCATCCATCTATGAGGTTACTGTGCCATTTTCAATTAGTTTTCGGCAAAAAGCGAGTGTGACCATTCCATTTACAGCTGAAAAACGAGGTGTTTCAAGAATTCGTAAAATTGAATTAATGATTCCGCACTTTTTTGGTTTAGGGGAAACCATATTAGAAAAGGAGTTTCATTCCATCCAAGAAGCACTTGTTTATCCGAAAACAAAGGTCGTACACAATAAACATACTCTACACACCAGCAAGCAAGGCGAATTCCCTGTTTCATATTCTCTTTATGAAGACACTCTTTCACCTGCAGGAACGCGAGAATATCATTATTCAGATAGTTTTAATCGAATTCATTGGAAGGCAAGCGCTCGGAACCAATCATTACAAACTAAGCTCTATGATAAAGTGACTGAAAACGGTTGGAATATAGCGATTAATATTGGTGATGACCACTTTGTTACAAATAACCTGGAAGAAATATTAAGTGCGACTGCAGATCTGGCCTATTTCTATGTGCAACAGAATATCCCATTCTCCGTTTGTATTAATATTCGTCATGTCGGTACAACACCATTTTATTATCAAATGCCTGGGACTGGCAGAGAGCATTTACAAAAAGTGTTGGAAGCGATCGCTCATATTGATGTGCAGACATCGGTTTATCCTTTTGAAAAGATGCTAGCCTATTATGACAGCCATTTAGAAACACAGCCGTTTTTCCTACTAGCAGGTCAATACATTCCCGAAAAAAGGGATTTGCTGAAAAAGATTGCCGATAGAGGTACCAGTATTTATGAACTAATGGTAAATGAACAAAGTGCTTCGATTGTAAAGAAATCATTCTCCCCAAAAAGGGGGATATCATATGAAAAATAA
- a CDS encoding DUF429 domain-containing protein — protein sequence MRVIGIDLSGPSNHKDTVMAVFDIQDGELKFLKLKQNIGDLEILEEVETQSQMDEVVIGMDAPLSYEDGGGDRLGDKLLRQYIITIGMKSGSIMPPTFNRMVYLTLRGIKLSREIGNISTVHPISIVEVHPGAVIGSRLPQEDFEFVLHYKQELSARSYIRNWLGEQKLSQLPAIIDKESHTIDACAAALGAWHWRDPSFQPKWVLPAKPPLHPYDYCC from the coding sequence ATGAGAGTAATAGGTATTGATTTATCGGGACCGAGTAATCACAAAGATACGGTTATGGCAGTTTTTGACATACAAGATGGTGAATTAAAGTTTCTCAAACTAAAGCAAAATATTGGAGATCTTGAAATTTTGGAAGAAGTCGAGACTCAAAGTCAGATGGATGAAGTGGTAATTGGTATGGATGCTCCATTGTCCTATGAGGATGGCGGGGGAGACCGCCTTGGCGATAAACTGCTAAGACAGTATATCATCACAATAGGGATGAAATCAGGATCAATCATGCCACCGACTTTCAATCGAATGGTCTATTTGACTTTAAGAGGAATAAAGCTTAGTAGAGAAATAGGGAATATATCTACAGTTCATCCGATTTCCATTGTTGAAGTGCATCCCGGTGCAGTAATTGGATCGAGACTTCCTCAGGAAGATTTTGAATTTGTATTGCACTACAAACAAGAGTTATCTGCAAGAAGTTATATTAGAAACTGGCTAGGGGAGCAGAAATTAAGTCAGCTCCCTGCCATTATTGATAAAGAAAGTCATACAATCGACGCATGTGCTGCTGCATTAGGTGCATGGCATTGGAGGGACCCATCGTTCCAACCAAAATGGGTACTACCTGCAAAACCACCACTTCATCCATATGATTATTGCTGTTAA
- a CDS encoding MFS transporter: MQTLPQTQPVKKYIPLSFLVIFLGYLVFGLSENIKGPAIPQMQIDYGIDELQVGFLLAINSIGFLIACSFTGVFSSKFGIKLTSLIAFGSMAISGVFIYFSSNFTSFSVSYFIMYLGNGMLEIALAILAARIFTKNTGFMMNLSHFFYGLSSTAAPLMAAGLMGMTFWGDGELGWRGMYFFLLSLCIIPMIPAIFSSLPVDTTTTKERLPIKMFLKDRVAWFIIIILSFGVIVELSIAGWLVNFLERSFQWSSTAASGMLSIFFLCFMVGRLLLGFVTDKIGFMVSIIIFSGIAGITTILATLFGTTGVWLFAVAGFGIAPVYPTVMALLAKRYPNGIDAAITVTVTIMGIVVVISNLFLGALIEFFKRWFTNSLGAEMGLMRGFQAGFIFIGICGLLCSIFSIVLYRYLQRRNELM; the protein is encoded by the coding sequence ATGCAAACATTGCCACAAACACAACCGGTGAAAAAATACATACCACTTTCGTTTTTGGTTATTTTTCTAGGGTACCTAGTATTTGGGTTATCTGAGAATATTAAAGGACCAGCCATTCCTCAAATGCAAATAGATTATGGAATTGATGAGCTGCAGGTTGGATTTCTGCTAGCTATCAATTCCATTGGTTTTTTAATCGCTTGCAGCTTTACAGGGGTTTTTTCATCTAAATTTGGTATTAAGCTTACGAGTTTGATAGCTTTTGGATCTATGGCCATTTCTGGTGTATTTATTTATTTTTCTAGTAATTTTACAAGTTTTTCCGTTTCTTATTTCATCATGTATTTAGGAAACGGTATGCTTGAAATTGCATTGGCGATTTTGGCTGCAAGAATTTTTACAAAAAATACTGGCTTTATGATGAATTTATCTCATTTCTTCTATGGACTCAGCTCGACGGCTGCTCCTTTGATGGCGGCTGGCTTAATGGGTATGACATTTTGGGGAGATGGTGAACTAGGCTGGCGAGGGATGTATTTTTTCCTGCTATCATTATGTATTATCCCGATGATCCCAGCAATTTTTAGTTCACTTCCTGTTGATACAACAACTACTAAAGAACGCCTGCCAATTAAGATGTTTTTAAAGGATCGGGTGGCTTGGTTCATTATAATCATTCTTTCATTCGGAGTAATCGTGGAACTTTCGATTGCTGGCTGGTTAGTTAACTTTCTAGAAAGATCTTTCCAATGGAGTTCAACGGCGGCGTCTGGGATGTTATCGATATTTTTCCTCTGTTTTATGGTGGGTAGGTTACTGTTAGGATTTGTAACAGATAAAATTGGATTTATGGTTTCTATTATTATTTTCTCAGGTATTGCTGGAATTACAACCATATTAGCTACATTATTCGGAACAACAGGTGTTTGGTTATTCGCGGTAGCAGGGTTTGGCATTGCACCCGTTTATCCGACCGTTATGGCGTTGCTTGCAAAAAGATATCCAAATGGAATAGACGCTGCGATTACCGTCACCGTAACAATCATGGGCATTGTGGTAGTCATTAGCAATTTATTCTTAGGTGCGCTGATTGAATTTTTTAAAAGATGGTTCACAAATTCCCTTGGAGCTGAAATGGGACTAATGAGAGGATTTCAAGCAGGATTTATATTCATCGGAATATGTGGATTATTATGCTCTATATTTAGTATTGTTTTGTATCGCTATTTACAACGAAGGAATGAATTGATGTAA
- a CDS encoding 2-oxoacid:acceptor oxidoreductase family protein, translated as MSKLPKTNELGFFEIRLESIGGLGANLAGKMLSEDGVVGNGLNGVGFSSYGSEKKGSPVKAHIRFCEPETNIRDTTPIERPHVVGIFHDALFKTIDCTSGIYPDSTILVNSQKSPEELKSQMKIAGGTIAIIDATGIALDEQTKANTAMLGALYRILDFLDPESMKQTIRRTFEKKYPHLVEPNIRTFDRGFNEVEFKTFLPEEGVELIPFSRPEPVLGYETQAIGGMILNPGNSMLKDLSISRAGMLPHFHEEKCISCAACDTACPDFCFVWEEKADKKGRPQMFLKGIDYQYCKGCLKCVTACPVEALSGEREYNDGYADKNRVPHLFDLVTQN; from the coding sequence TTGTCAAAATTACCAAAAACAAATGAATTAGGTTTTTTTGAAATCCGCCTAGAGTCCATCGGCGGGTTAGGAGCTAATTTAGCCGGAAAAATGCTTTCTGAGGATGGCGTGGTTGGAAACGGACTAAATGGAGTCGGGTTTTCATCCTATGGGTCAGAGAAAAAAGGCTCCCCTGTAAAAGCGCACATACGTTTCTGCGAACCTGAAACAAACATTCGAGATACCACACCAATAGAACGCCCTCATGTTGTTGGCATTTTCCATGATGCCCTGTTTAAAACCATCGACTGCACTAGCGGGATCTACCCAGACAGCACCATCCTAGTAAATTCACAAAAATCCCCTGAAGAATTGAAGAGTCAAATGAAAATTGCCGGCGGTACCATTGCCATCATTGATGCTACAGGTATTGCGCTTGATGAGCAAACAAAAGCCAACACTGCCATGTTGGGTGCGTTATATCGGATTTTGGACTTTTTAGATCCAGAATCAATGAAACAAACGATACGACGTACATTTGAAAAAAAATATCCACACCTGGTTGAGCCAAATATTCGGACCTTTGACCGAGGATTTAATGAAGTAGAGTTTAAAACCTTTCTTCCAGAGGAAGGCGTGGAACTTATTCCTTTTTCAAGACCAGAGCCAGTTCTTGGCTACGAAACTCAGGCCATTGGCGGGATGATTCTAAATCCAGGTAACAGCATGTTAAAGGATTTAAGTATTTCACGTGCCGGTATGCTCCCCCATTTTCACGAGGAAAAATGTATTAGTTGTGCTGCCTGTGATACAGCTTGTCCAGACTTTTGCTTTGTTTGGGAAGAAAAAGCCGACAAAAAAGGTCGTCCACAAATGTTTCTTAAAGGAATTGATTATCAATATTGCAAAGGCTGCCTAAAGTGTGTAACGGCCTGTCCAGTGGAAGCGCTGTCAGGCGAAAGAGAATATAATGACGGCTACGCTGACAAAAACCGTGTGCCCCACTTATTTGACTTAGTCACTCAAAACTAA
- a CDS encoding GNAT family N-acetyltransferase: MLSVIKIEEINSIENHLDQLSKLLAGVVDDGASIGFLPPMKLSDARHYWQTVLNQNVILYIAKIHNEIVGTIQVHLCTKQNGLHRAEIAKLMTSPNARRKGVARTLMNVAEERAIIEGRTLLTLDTREGDPSNLLYQSFGYIPAGKIPNFALSGEGALDTTVIYYKILSK, encoded by the coding sequence GTGTTAAGTGTGATAAAAATTGAAGAAATTAATTCCATTGAAAATCATTTAGATCAACTCTCTAAACTTTTGGCAGGGGTGGTGGATGATGGGGCATCAATCGGATTTTTACCTCCAATGAAACTATCAGATGCAAGACACTATTGGCAAACCGTATTAAACCAAAATGTTATTTTATATATTGCTAAGATACATAATGAGATTGTCGGAACCATTCAAGTTCATTTATGCACCAAGCAAAACGGTCTTCATCGTGCTGAAATTGCAAAATTAATGACAAGTCCCAATGCTAGACGTAAAGGAGTTGCCCGGACCTTAATGAATGTGGCCGAAGAAAGAGCAATCATTGAAGGTAGGACTTTACTTACCCTTGATACAAGGGAAGGGGACCCCTCCAATCTCCTTTATCAATCATTTGGGTATATTCCGGCTGGAAAAATCCCAAACTTTGCCCTTTCGGGTGAGGGAGCATTAGATACCACCGTCATATATTATAAAATTTTATCCAAATAA